The Lactuca sativa cultivar Salinas chromosome 2, Lsat_Salinas_v11, whole genome shotgun sequence genome includes the window TAGTTTCTTTTTACTCTCAATTTTTTTGTTGTATCTTATGATATAAATATTCACATTCTTGCATAATAAGAACCATtgacttgaatatttgtttgtataATAAGAATCGTTGACTTTTATGGATTCTGTTTTCCAGTTAGGTTTATTTGTTAATCAGGATTTAATTGATTTTATTTGTGTAGTTTTTGATATAAAGAATCAACATTGAAGTCGCCATCATCATCTTCTGCAACATCTACAAGAACAACTACACACATTGATTGGCCAAAAAAAGATCTAGTCACACCTTGATCAACCGTGATCACTACCCTTAAAATCGTTTTTAATGGTTTCACaagtttcattttcatttgttTTGATATCGGGTTTACTCTTTTAGACGGAAGTTATAGATTGTCGGATTTTGTACTTGTAGTTTAAATTcttcttttattttaattttgttttcttaAAAAATGTATAATTCTTAAcgaatgtattttatttttttaaaaatataaaattgatCTTAAAGAATTTCATATATACGTTTGTAATTTATGTCTTACTCTTCAAGACATGTTAGTTGTACACTTGTAATTCACGttttattcttaaagaatgtcAGTTATAGATTAGTAATTCATGTTGATTCTACAAAAATTAATTATGATTCTTTATAAGTAATCATGATTCTTCAAGAATGTGCTACATTTATATTTATTACATATTTGATTATCATAAGAACATTCTTTCAGATAAATTTTTGCAATTAACAACCATTTTCAAAGAATTATGATTAAAGGTTTTCCATATAGTTAGATATCTTCTGATTTTTAACCAAAATGTAgataaattctttaagaatttccTTTATTCACTACTTTTTAAACCATGTTTTACCTGTACATTTGAAAACTATTATTTTTCAAATCAACAGTTACAAAAAAACTTACGTGATTGAAAAAAATGTAATAAATTCTCAAAGAATTTCATACATTCAACGAATTTCTTCAAATATTCAAatccatatcatacatacttataaaactagcatttttttcttgaatctcatgcatttgaaacccccataaaaatttgtcaacaccacatacatttgaaaccctCACACCCTTTCATcttcaaagtaattaatcacacataatctcaTTCCAAGAAAATAACACACTCTATAAGttcaacacctcatgcatttcAAACCCCCACACCTTTTCATCTTCATTATATATGTAGTTATATTAGTATATTTTTCTTACAAAAAGTCGTCATTTGGTTGAAGATAttatgattcaaaagttttcatatagttgaagcattcacgatccaaatatgatgatttgaagaaatgagttatgtcgcatcgatggtaattgtaatatgatttttttttctttcaaccaaaacaaatgaagcttttatattctttctttatattcaattTCTCATTTGACCTTTACATGCGATTTATATGTATTACttaatcttgaatgtgactctccaaacatcaatgttttgcttgaaATATCTTTcttattcttctttttcaagaaaaacattttggttacaggttagtgaagaattgccatcaagtttctatggttgaatggtgttcaataaagaaagaagattcagAAAACGGATATAGGTTTTTTTTATTTGAGCAAAGTagacgaatgttagtttttttttttgatttaaatgtatatttatgtaacatttttatttatatatttaaccacccaatgttcttatttatttgattgtagtttttctgttttgattatgtttattttctattattttttgttgggttatcctacacaacatatttacaagacaatatttaaaagataacataatttttaacatttgatatgtaattatgatgatttatcatgatatgttcttcatatgaaattaatttatccatattactaagacaataattacatatgacatttacgaaaatatatattatatgtgatttgtctaacatatatatgcacctatgtatgttataaatttataattaaatatatttatgtttaataattgaagggattaaaatgatgcatcaaaaccaattatttagactaatataataataataataataataataataataataataataataataaatacacatttccaaatactgtattcatttgaaactcacactacaactcaagagttttctaatttatgtatatttattagttacaactcaagagtttttaacttatgattattaattagtaatcactaataactttttattttcctttattttataaggttgtaaagttttgctcattaaaaacattaatgtatttgaagatatttgtgatttaaatatgaaaagctaatataaatgttataataaaagttttagtgtttttatgttattaaaagttttagtgtttatttttcgtattttttattattcgttgtatatatatctttttttaatataatgttataatagatgtttttgtatttttatgttactaaaagttgtagttcatatttttgttcatacattttgttacccgttatatatagattatcatacgtttgatatataatttacacaattttaaacggtttatagAATTATCAAATAATTATGTATATCACAATTACTTAAAACTTAAAACTATAATCATCATAcaatattataaaggaaacattttttctttcacaacattgatttgaaactcccaacatttcatatttccatacaatacttaatttattaacttaaatatgtttttagttgtaaacattatcataaatggtagaatttgtgacttatcaatatgatatacttaatttgttaacttcaatgtatagttaaataaataacctacattaatatcaaataagcttaaaaatttagtgtacaatttaaaacctaaagtaaaatatcaaataatgctTAAAAAAaaccaatatatattttttaacatagttaaaaagaaaacattaaatataataataataaaataacctaaattgatgaatcgaattaactaaaaggtgtttgaaaactatattttaataatatatttttaacctgcGCCGCGCAACGCGCGGAAATTCGTCTAGTTCTTCATATAGAAATGTTTACAGAGTTTTGATTGAGGCTTTGGTTTATTATCGGTGAGTGATCTCTGTTTTGGAATATTCATAATTGTTGGTTCCTAAATTCCCTCAAGTTTAATGTGTATTAATCAAATTGTCCATTATACCCTTATTAACCTTTTATTTAATTTGAATAGTTAATAAAAGAAATGTTTATGTGCATTGTATTTTATTGTAACTATTCTATACCATCAAATCTTAGTCATTCACAATTCTAATCTAATGGTCCAAATTTTGACATACAATCACACAATATTTATGATTTacatttaatcctaatcctatatatatatatatatatatatatatatatatatatatatatatatatatatatatatatatatatatatatatatatatatatatatatattatgtggggAGTTGAGGATAGACTAACTTCgtgctgaaggccaatagacTTGGGCGGACCAACTTTACGTTGAAGGCCAAGGAGCATACTAGCTTTATGCTGGAGGCAAAGGGGCATACCAACTTTTTGCTAAAGGCCGAGGGGCGGATCAGGTTTATGCTGAAGGCTATTATatgtatgcattgtatatgtattgtggtaGATGGTGTTTTTGGGAAcccattaagcttcgtgcttacccagTTTATTATAAATCTTTTTCAGATACTTCATTGATTCGTGAGAAGAGCAATTTCCAACTATACACATGCGCATTCACATCATGTTTTCCGCATAATGCAATTATACTCTAATATAactgaataaataaaaatgaataaattatattGAAAATCGAGACGTTGCACATCGATTGTGGGTGCCGCTCTCCTTCATTGTCGACGCCACCCTCAATGGAACTTCAAATCAAGAGCAATTTGAAGCAATTTAAGACGTAAATCTatcataataaatgaaaattatttttGCCAAATGTCGTATTCTCATTGcatttgacacatgtcattttctaagattttttgatttattgtttttccacttgttattttatgattttttttttcattttattaaattctacataatgattaaatgtaataattgtaataaatataataataaatggatatcaatttaattaatataatttccTTTTAATTTCTAAGTTTCTAAATTTAATCAATTTTAACAATTCAATATGTTGTTCTTTATAAGTTCAAATTTCTTAAATTTAtagattttcatattttttttaataaatccgTGTAATAGACGGATCTGACAGCTAGTTAGTTAATACAATGTAATATTAATGTAAACTCATTTATTTGTAAGGAGAATTTAAAGTAATCTAAGAATTCTTGCAATTTAGCCGATACAATGCTTATATGTCACCATATTTTAAAATCTGTCGATTTTACAATGTGTTGGATAGAAAtgtaaaattatcatttttatcATAAGCACATTCATTCAATTTAATCAAACAATATGTTCATCGACAAATATTTCGAATCCTGATTCAGATCTTAATCAAACACAAAGAAAATGCTTTAAGTCTAAATTAAAGGTTTGCCGCTTTGCAGATCAgaaaatgttttattattttttaattcatgGGCATCAATACTGACATGGATTATTACGATCGAGAACATGGATTATGGCCTTGTATTAAAAGTCTCATCACTTGGAGATGGATTTGCAGATCTCCGAACAATACTACGATAgaattgaattaattaattataacgaaaacataaaagaacaaaaaaaacaaTCTTCACAGCTAAAAGATAacctttatagaaaaaaaaaaaaaaaaaaaccaagttCGGCATCCTATACAGTATACGTTCCTGCAAACAAATTAAACAGCCTCCCCCAGGCACATAATTAAGTAATTAACAACCTATTGCCACTTGCCATTCCCATGACTGGCAGTATTCCATAAGTAAGTTGCAATCTAATTTAAGAGTACAAGCATCCTAGATCCTAGTATGTATTAGTAATTAATCACTTGATTCGAACCTagctaatatatattaattaattagcaCCTAGCTACTAATACTCCAATCTCCAAACCATTGAAAACTAGTTAAACAAGTTatttagcagcagcaggtggcCGGCGGTGGTTATTATGAATTTGATGACCAAACGTCCCACCAGTTGGAACATGACTGATCGAAAAGGCTACCGAGATCATAGTTGCTAGCTTTTTCATTatcatcagcatcagcatcatcatcatcatcatcatcatgacgTGAGATCAATTGATTTACGTTTACGTTTTCTGATTCTTCTTTCCGGCTACTGATGATGATATTGGGTTTTCTGCGAGGATCATCTTCGTCTGAGTATATCGCCATGTCCAATGCTCCGCTAAAACCGCTTGAGTAATTACCATTATTCAACTCCAAATTTGTATCTCCATTTTCAGATCCACTGTCCAAATCTTTGCTGCTGCTTCCTTCATGAGGCTCTTTTAACCGAGTGCATAGGTCTCTTAACTGCAAATAAGTTAATGATATCAGTAGCTAGtttataaattagttaaaaataattaattattaacgtACGTATGTACCTGTTCCAGCAACGCATGTTTTTCTTTCTTTAAAGACTCGAACCGATGAGATAAAGCATCATAATCAGCCTTGAGCGATGTGTAGTCTTGCTCTACCTGCTTTGACTTCCAACGAGCCCTTCTGTTTTGAAACCATATAGCCACCTGACGTGGGTGCAGCCCCAGTTCTCTAGCCATCTCTAGCTTCTTTCTTGGTTCCAGCTTGTTCTCCATCTTGAACAGAGACTCCAGTGATTTTATCTGCTCATCACTAAACCTCCTGCTGCTGTTATTAATTATGTTCTTGCTTTTGCTCTTCTTCCTAATTTGAGCACCAGCTGTAGGTTTGAAAACTTCATGATCAATATTGGTTTCTGAACCTGAAGCACCTCCTAACATTCTCACATGCTTTAAAATCATAAAATCTTTGTTTTTTAGCAGATGAATGAATGAATTATTCAGGATGATGTAATCGAGGTATCTTGTTGAGTCATgctttaaaatacaaaataccaATTGGGGGGAGGTTGGGCCTTAAGATATAAATATTGTGAAAAATAatagttaataataataaaaataataataacaaccaaTTAGTGGCTTGCAGTGGCGTGTGCCACTCACCCTCTTATCTTTTGTGTTTttcattttcttattatttttttccAAATTCTTCCTGGAGCCCAAAATCTCATCTTCTTACTTATAATATCCTAAACTTTTTAGAAACCGAACATGAATAGTTGATGTTTACAATTTTAAAAAGGACGGTTATCTAAAAAAAGtcccaccaccatcatcaccgaAGCTAACAAATGAAAtaattaatacttatatatatatcattataacCTTAAAACGTACACGGACCATAAAATCTAAACATAGATCGTGAGTTGCTTTCTTTATATTGTTCATGATGGTGATATATCTATTATCCATATACCATTAattggaaaaataaataaataaaagggcACGAGGAATCCTATGGGTTCATGTTTCAAATTCCACCGTGTATTAACTTGTTACTCAATATTTATTTGAAGGGATTTGGGAATCCCTCGTGATAGATAaaattatttacaaaaaaaaaaacaaattccaGATTTCAGCTTCATAATATATTTTCTTCTCATAATCAAAATAGGTATGACACAAATTAATAGCAGATGAAAGCGTAGGCACATAAGATGGTATATTCTAgagaaaactttaattttggccCCACTACTAGGAACATGTGTTTAAGAGACGGAACAATCCGTCACTAATTGTAGTTTGCCACGAATCAGCGACATACTTCCTTTATAGCCAATTAAGGTGTGGCTAATGATTTAGCTAGAGATAGATAATCTAGCAAATTCATCACTTATTACAGTTTCTTTTATGCCATTGGCGACAAAATTAGTAACATTATTCTAtcattggttccggtagatgttgccctagttatttgttttccatagaactcattatATAAGTTAAATAGTTTATCAAACAAAAACCATAAAACAACTGCTATAAACATATTTATCAAGTATAGCCAATCGAAAATTAAACTTACCATTCTTTTGTGACTAACTATGTTCATTCAAGTAATCCATGAATAATTATGTAGTAATATCAGTAAGAACATTAGCTTCTGGTGTAGAAAATCAAGCTTAACAAATGTTTTTCATCCATTCCTATACTTTATTTACACATGTCATATTTAAATTTAAGTAATGATGAATACAAAGTCAAACACATTTAAAGAAAATGTAATGctccgattctcaggtattgatttatggttataaattctcatgatttcaaggtctacttgacgagttggttgcttgactcgtcgagtagcagcgggttggtccatgTGTTTAAGTGacatactcgtcgagtccaagaagggactcgacgagtaggagctgaaggatgaaaccctaattttcggggttttgcaccctatttaaaggatcattggcctcctcagcctccctttacagcctcttgatagtccataaaccctaattcgtgttaGAGTGCTTCATTTGTGTATTTTAAGCTTTAGAAGAGAATTCTTGGTGAGAAGAACTTGGAGAGCAAGTGGCTAGGAGCAAAGAACGTGTGGGGATCTGATATCTACCTCAGTTTGCATCTCTTGGAAGGTATCAAGTCATTATCCTGACCTCATTTacttctagatctcatttgggtgaattttagggcttttctagcatattaggaagcttttcttgtgtatgagctaagatttgtagttgcaacttcagatccgaTCTCTTAGGTCTTTAAGTCCATAAAGCTTCCGATTTTTGCAATTATGAGACTATCTCCTCAAGTATACGACTCCATTTCAAGCTTGGATTTGTCATTTAGAgtctttagagccttgcatgcacgtaaagtttgcaactttacgtgataaacatgacTTGGGGAattggatctgcaatatggaaccttatcatggcttaaaaagcatctgactGGATGAAAGAAtgaagggacttggcgagttgcatggtcaactcggcgagtccgatgaatatAGTCGTGGGGTCGGCGAATCAgtagagagactcggcgagtcagctaggCTTTTCCCGACCTTTGGACATGCATGAACTTGACAAGTtgcagggaaactcgacgagttggccaaggagtttacGAATGCAAACAttaggaacttgacgagtcactcaagttatgcaaggaactcgacgagtagctcgttatactcgacgagttgaggtcagcatggactgttgaccttgatcgttgactttgactttgaccaaatgttgactagttgacttctgggggcattttgggaaattagaaatttatggatatggttttatgacgaatataggtggtggagtttgtgacgGTGATCCAAGAGTTGAGCTTATCTCTTCAGTGCGtcaattgtgaggtgagttatcctcactatatctaatgggtctaaggcaccaatgtcggccccttttcggatttgtatccggaTTTATGGTATGATATGCTTATtggtttacatcctggtagttaggatggtgatatgcttaatgacctggttaggtctgtaccctggtaataggatgttgctatgattagtgatctgctagatcgtcTTGTGTTTGGCTGTCAAACCAACAAATGAtgggataaaataatattaataaagctCAAATCACTGCTATTTCTAATACTAAAGATAGTATAGAGTAAGCAGGGCCGGTCCACATGAATACAAGACTTCTTATCTTGCCATATTttcacacataatacaaataatattgAAATGGGGGATTGTGTTTGAACTTGAATTAAACTTCATAAATAAGAAAGATTGATAACAAACACAGTAAAAGAAGTACATTTCCGATTCTGACTCTTATACATGTATTATGTTGAAAGATGTAATATGATTATAACTCATGTTCAATCTAGGTTGGTAAGTTGGATATTAATAAACTCTAATATCCAAATTGgcaaaagtattttattcaaaacaagctcttcaaataaaacttcatttaattgattcaattcaaataagctcttgcatcaaatcattaaatgacattAAGTTTTTTGCACTAATTACCAACAATGTTTAACATTCCTCTTAAGCTTGGGAATATAAACATTTACTCTTTGATTgcactaattttgatctaattacaaCCAAGTAAGTgtctgtgtgacatccccaaaatctcggccagaaaagaccgattttttttcatttatgcttttaaatattttcagagtaaatccttttgatttgaaagagttgcggaatttgttcccaaaacaaaacatgataaaataatatttatcaaagcatttcatcaagagatgcatttcattatataatcaaaactcgggatgtcatgttccgatacagaccataaagcataaacgataaacattacaagtcattcaacaaatatatacatatacagacttgtaaacaaaacaacaagatgatccatccatcttacgcccttgtgccacttcctgtaatacaaataaaactgagtgggtcaggcttgggagcctggtgagcatatagggttttcaacccacaataaataagttatatttaatttcaccaaccaaacactatcccgattacccattcccgttatcctcactttacgtccctaaaacaactatctcaagggacctaatctaggattttcatcgggacggacatcactgcgaaggggtttcctcaacaatagatatcctaaaggcaaccatgaggggggatagagtacaccggtgaacacatcgttcacaacacctacaggttatgaacctgctagcgttccactggactgtctagaaagagtccgtggtcgttatccatactccgctgaataactagatcaacaacaacaacaacatcgaggcctctcatctgtttattacacaccaactatctacccatgttctacccaacatattagtagataaaaatatacatttgtatacatagtttaaagaaaacctgtatagcatgcttgaatcaacacatatatcacgtaacagatgaggcacacacacacataacacatatctcataaagaaataagcagatctgtaagatagaagagagtgaatactcattcacacataacaccaccaaatatatacacatagcacatattttatataaaatacttcgtattattgtattagaagaaataactacacactcacacttataaacaacaatataattaatacactcgaaccaaactcgtattattattgtgtttaagaaagttagtatacactcacttgatcagaagatgatcggacagcactacggcttataggagtagtaatccacagcagatctggaagatctcctcgaaaatcgaacttctcgcgggcagagcttcgactcgggaaccgcgcttctcgggatcttcgggatctcgggacttgcctcggggctagagtatgataccggggcttcggggtagcttcgggggtttacgcgcagagcttcggcacaaaaacgagaggaaattagcaaatgactcggctgccttcggattccttttatagaggctggagcctcggagtacgcggggcgtacaggcgtacgcagcgcgtacgcgtccgaaatcgtcactgcatgcgtcatccgaagtgtcgacactatgcggagtacgcgatagcgtactcacgtacgcggggcgtacgtcggatcggactgatgacccggcttcggataatgcctccaattttgatttaaaaataaatacaaaatgattaataaacttcggaaattcataacttcttcatacgaactccgttttcgacgttctttatatccacggaaaggtgagaccatgctctacgactttcgtttagactccgtcggctaattttgactttatttttattaattatttttaataggccgcgacagaaactttcgttataaattcataacttcttcgtttgacgtccgttctcgcctaactttttatcgtttcgataccaacaatgagatcttcgattctcatttagattgcttcggctaaaaaccgctcgatctcaaatcgagtatttcgggctgcacaccgctaagccggaacttcgataaatcataacttcctcatacgaagtcagatttgggcgttctatatatattcggaaacctcgtttcgactactacaacattaaccaaagatattaagtttattttacacttaaattttgacgcttatttttattcttaattaatcagaccacataattaagcaattaagcacaaaacacataatactcaaataatacattcttattatttcaaaacgggttacaaaggttaacctagactattatattgctaataacggcaagcccggaaacacaggcgttacaattctctccaccttagaatgattccgtccccggaatcacacatcaacaaacaaatgcggatagcgacccatcatgtcactctccgtctcccaggtgagattcggcccattcgtgtgtttccatcggacaagcactaacccaaccatcttgcgtcgcaatttcttagtctttcggtcaacaattgcctctggttcttcaatcaaccttttgttctcatcaattctcaattcagaaattggaattatgtcgggaacttctcccgtgaacttcctcaaataacacacatgaaaagtgttatgaattccattcagttcttctggtagttcgagcttgtaagcttggttcccaatcctctgaagaactttaaacggtccaataaaccttggacttaactttccccttttaccaaatcttataagtcccttccacggcgagactttaagcaaaaccaaatttccaacttcaaaagtcatcggtcttcgctttttgtcagcatagctcttttgacgatcctgagccgctaacattctttccctaattactttcagcttttcagcagtttgatgaaccaactccggtcccataaactgcttttccccagcctcaagccaacaagacggcgtacgacacttctgtccatacaaagcttggtaaggtgccatcttaatgctcgagtggaaactattattataggaaaattctaccaacggtaaatgttcatcccaattacctaggaattccaaggtacacgctctcagcatatcttcaagtgtttgtatcgttcgttcgctctgaccatcagtctgcggatggtaagctgtacttaaacacaacttggtacccaattcctcttgtagacttttccaaaacctcgatgtgaaacggctgtcacgatccgacacaatcgttaacggaacaccgtgaagcctcacaatttccttcacgtaagaattcgcaagcttctccatagaccatttctccctggccgctatgaaatgcgcactcttagtgaatcgatcaacgaccacccaaatcatgtcgtgaccattctttgttctgggcagtttagtgacaaaatccatagcaatgtcttcccacttacccataggcacagacaaaggttctaaactcccgtacggtttctgatgttgtgtcttgactctcgcacaagtcacaca containing:
- the LOC111888901 gene encoding homeobox-leucine zipper protein ATHB-12, producing MILKHVRMLGGASGSETNIDHEVFKPTAGAQIRKKSKSKNIINNSSRRFSDEQIKSLESLFKMENKLEPRKKLEMARELGLHPRQVAIWFQNRRARWKSKQVEQDYTSLKADYDALSHRFESLKKEKHALLEQLRDLCTRLKEPHEGSSSKDLDSGSENGDTNLELNNGNYSSGFSGALDMAIYSDEDDPRRKPNIIISSRKEESENVNVNQLISRHDDDDDDDADADDNEKASNYDLGSLFDQSCSNWWDVWSSNS